The following are encoded together in the Salinibacterium sp. UTAS2018 genome:
- a CDS encoding DEAD/DEAH box helicase — translation MTFSELNIDQDMVDALATKGILEPFPIQTQTIPMGLAGQDIIGQAKTGTGKTLGFGLPVLQSLGTDPEPGVKALIVVPTRELCVQVAEDLVLAASNRSTKVAAIYGGKAYEGQVEQIKAGAQVIVGTPGRLLDLASQRMLSLKDIKVMVLDEADKMLDLGFLSDIEKLFAQTPPTRHTMLFSATMPGPIVALARRFMNKPIHIRATDPDEGLTQKNIKHVVYRAHNLDKDEVIARILQSEGRGKTVVFTRTKRAAAKLVEELNDRGFNAAAVHGDLNQEQRERAMAAFKAGKKDILIATDVAARGIDVNDVTHVINHTIPDDHDTYLHRAGRTGRAGKTGVAVTFVDWADMLKWTHINKALEMGIPEPVETYSSSPHLFTDLNIPEGTKGRLPGSHAPAVRTGGSGSGSGSGSGGGRGSQRSTDSSRPPRNRTRSAGSDSASGSGSRSSDGGSVANARANDDSTRPEGGGTHDGGAPARRKRTRRRRGGNEGAPSTPPTA, via the coding sequence GTGACTTTCTCAGAACTCAATATCGATCAGGACATGGTCGATGCACTTGCAACCAAGGGCATCCTCGAACCGTTCCCGATCCAAACGCAAACAATTCCCATGGGCCTCGCCGGCCAAGACATCATCGGCCAGGCCAAGACGGGTACCGGCAAGACGCTCGGTTTCGGTCTCCCTGTACTGCAGTCGCTCGGCACCGATCCGGAGCCCGGAGTAAAGGCACTCATCGTGGTGCCGACTCGCGAGCTGTGTGTTCAGGTAGCGGAAGACCTCGTGCTCGCAGCATCCAATCGTTCCACCAAGGTTGCGGCCATCTACGGCGGCAAGGCTTACGAAGGTCAGGTCGAGCAGATCAAGGCCGGCGCTCAAGTCATCGTCGGTACGCCTGGTCGTTTGCTCGACCTCGCCAGCCAGCGCATGCTCTCGCTCAAGGACATCAAGGTGATGGTTCTGGATGAGGCTGACAAGATGCTCGACCTCGGCTTCCTTTCCGACATCGAGAAGTTGTTCGCGCAGACTCCTCCTACCCGCCACACCATGCTGTTCTCGGCAACGATGCCCGGCCCGATCGTGGCTCTCGCTCGTCGCTTCATGAACAAGCCCATTCACATCCGCGCTACCGACCCCGACGAGGGCTTGACGCAGAAGAACATCAAGCACGTCGTTTACCGCGCGCACAACCTCGACAAAGATGAGGTCATTGCTCGCATCCTGCAGTCTGAGGGCCGCGGCAAGACGGTTGTCTTCACGCGCACCAAGCGTGCGGCGGCCAAGCTCGTTGAAGAACTGAACGACCGTGGCTTCAACGCTGCTGCCGTGCACGGTGACCTCAACCAAGAGCAGCGCGAGCGCGCCATGGCCGCGTTCAAGGCGGGCAAGAAAGACATTCTTATCGCGACGGATGTTGCGGCACGAGGCATTGACGTCAACGACGTCACACACGTGATCAACCACACCATCCCGGATGACCACGACACCTACCTGCACCGTGCTGGCCGTACCGGCCGCGCCGGCAAGACCGGTGTTGCCGTCACGTTCGTGGACTGGGCAGACATGCTCAAGTGGACGCACATCAACAAGGCGCTCGAAATGGGCATCCCCGAGCCGGTTGAGACCTACTCGTCGAGCCCGCACCTCTTTACCGACCTCAACATTCCTGAGGGCACCAAGGGCCGCCTTCCCGGATCGCACGCTCCGGCTGTGCGCACCGGTGGCTCCGGGTCAGGATCGGGATCGGGATCAGGCGGTGGTCGCGGATCGCAGCGTTCAACCGACTCGTCACGCCCGCCTCGCAACCGCACCCGTTCCGCCGGATCGGATTCCGCATCCGGTTCCGGCTCACGCTCGAGCGACGGAGGATCGGTCGCTAACGCCCGCGCCAATGACGACAGCACCCGCCCCGAAGGCGGCGGAACGCACGACGGTGGAGCACCCGCTCGCCGCAAGCGCACTCGTCGTCGTCGCGGCGGCAATGAGGGTGCACCGAGCACGCCTCCCACTGCCTAA
- a CDS encoding MalY/PatB family protein — MTTNAEQWNALTPELLRSRGSNKWTAPEGDLLCAGVAEMDYGTAPAVLEEWAAVAERFGFGYPDESVGLEMNAATAQWHREQYGWQLDAADVHPLPDVLKGLELAITKFSKPGAAVVVPTPAYMPFLAVPKDFGREVIESPMLRGDDGSFALDLDDIARHFAAGANLLILANPGNPTGKVYSRDELVALAEVADAHGARIFSDEIHSPLALFGNKHVPLASVSDAGARAAITATSTSKAFNLPGMKCAQIILSNDADRAQWESLSWLATHGASTPGMKLNTAAYLRGEPWLLEVREYIEGNIEYARTALAELLPEARMAPMQGTYLAWLDLRAYSDEPELSEMLAEKAGIRVNGGVGYGAVGAGHIRVNLATSRPILARIIAQLAAALKA; from the coding sequence ATGACCACCAACGCCGAACAGTGGAACGCTTTGACCCCTGAACTGCTCCGCAGCCGGGGAAGTAACAAGTGGACCGCACCCGAAGGTGACCTGCTGTGCGCGGGTGTTGCCGAGATGGATTACGGCACCGCTCCGGCCGTGCTCGAAGAGTGGGCGGCCGTCGCCGAGCGTTTCGGCTTCGGCTACCCCGACGAGTCGGTCGGGCTCGAAATGAACGCGGCGACGGCACAGTGGCACCGTGAGCAGTATGGCTGGCAGCTGGATGCCGCCGACGTTCACCCCCTGCCCGACGTACTCAAGGGTCTCGAGCTGGCGATCACCAAGTTCAGCAAGCCCGGCGCTGCGGTCGTCGTGCCGACTCCGGCCTACATGCCGTTCTTAGCTGTGCCGAAGGACTTCGGGCGCGAGGTCATTGAGTCGCCCATGCTGCGCGGCGACGACGGCAGCTTCGCCCTCGACCTCGACGACATCGCCCGTCACTTTGCCGCCGGCGCCAACCTGCTGATTCTCGCTAACCCCGGAAACCCCACGGGCAAGGTGTATTCCCGTGACGAGCTCGTAGCGCTCGCCGAGGTTGCTGACGCGCACGGTGCGCGCATTTTTAGCGACGAGATTCACTCGCCCCTCGCCCTCTTCGGTAACAAGCACGTGCCTCTCGCGAGTGTGTCGGATGCCGGTGCGCGTGCCGCGATCACGGCCACCAGCACGTCAAAGGCTTTCAACCTGCCCGGGATGAAGTGTGCGCAGATCATCCTCAGTAACGACGCCGACCGCGCACAGTGGGAGTCGCTGAGCTGGCTTGCCACGCACGGCGCCAGCACACCCGGCATGAAGCTCAACACGGCCGCCTACCTTCGCGGTGAGCCGTGGCTACTCGAAGTGCGCGAGTACATCGAGGGCAACATCGAATACGCGCGCACAGCGCTCGCCGAGTTGCTGCCGGAGGCCCGGATGGCTCCCATGCAGGGCACCTACTTGGCGTGGCTCGACTTGCGCGCGTACTCGGATGAGCCGGAACTCTCTGAGATGTTGGCGGAGAAGGCAGGCATCCGGGTCAATGGCGGTGTCGGGTACGGCGCTGTCGGCGCTGGTCACATCCGGGTAAACCTGGCTACCTCGCGGCCCATTCTTGCGCGGATCATCGCACAGCTCGCTGCGGCGCTGAAGGCCTAA
- a CDS encoding ATP-dependent DNA helicase — MVTLPPEPADVAASAPPNLDDSQRAVVDLADGRSAVVVGAAGSGKTATLVELVAERVHARQWSPEQIVVLSATRQSATALRDRLAARLDVPTLGPMARTANSLAFEVIREAAAVAGDGAPTLLTGAEQDQIISDLLAGEIADGTGAPWPAHLDPEVRRLRGFRTELRDLMMRCVEFGVAPEDLAALGERTDRPEWVAASAFISVYDAVKASYRDRHFDASELLAEAAALIEGGHYAAIDRLRLVVVDDAHELTEATISLVRALASRGITIIGFGDPDLTTGSFRGAQPAVLSQWTVRLGLENCESLFLSSVHRHSAELRHTVTALTQRIGVAGLIEQRKSPAVATGPSSIYSFQLSTPAEEVAFIARHLREKHVLESVPWSRMAVIVRTGSLIPSLARQLRTLEVGTSVSSARSAVRDEFSVNGLIVLLELALARRPLDAAAAVELLCSSVGGFDAVSLRRLKAALRHEALGAEIYDSADELIAQAMAAPAGFVTIDNRVARHAAAVAKNLRETADAGAAGDTIEELLWGAWQRSGLADRWFDQALGAGVVAEEANRHLDAVVALFSSAKRFVERRPDAPANVFLNEWLSADVAEDTLAARSIMDSVTVGTPASVIGQEFDVVVVAGLQENVWPNLRVRGSLLGAPDLPRVLAGEQLAVADRRREVLHDELRMFAQAVSRATSEVIVTAVAGDDNMPSPFVTLIPEPDEPVRSRPPLSLRGLVGVLRRELTTGTNPDAAASSLARLAAEGVPGADPRSWYGLRAPSTTEPLVDLTEPDAEVRVSPSRMESFETCPLHWAIDQLGGSTSNTASNLGTLIHDVAETATDLSADALFAAVEERWSEMTFEASWQSEAEKRRAKKLTQHLATYLRDFTANGGELVSNEMGFTLPLEQALLSGKIDRVEVYGGTTAVIVDLKTGKNEPATDKAVADHPQLAAYQLAFASGAIEGVPEGLVNGGAKLVVLSPSAKTRDYVDPKQQPMSDKELELFRQRVIEDARGMAGSVFVARVSSHCTDPWSFGNCRIHVVPAVSAR, encoded by the coding sequence ATGGTCACCTTGCCCCCTGAGCCAGCGGATGTCGCGGCTTCCGCTCCGCCGAATCTCGACGATTCTCAGCGCGCTGTCGTCGACCTCGCTGACGGTAGGAGTGCGGTGGTCGTCGGCGCGGCAGGTTCCGGCAAAACTGCGACTCTCGTAGAACTCGTTGCCGAACGCGTGCATGCTCGCCAATGGTCGCCGGAGCAGATCGTGGTGCTCTCGGCCACTCGGCAAAGTGCAACGGCACTGCGGGATCGTCTGGCCGCTCGCCTCGATGTGCCCACGCTCGGGCCGATGGCGCGCACGGCTAATTCCTTGGCGTTCGAAGTCATTCGCGAAGCGGCGGCCGTCGCCGGAGACGGCGCGCCCACACTTTTGACCGGCGCCGAACAAGACCAGATTATTTCTGACCTTCTCGCCGGTGAAATTGCCGACGGCACGGGGGCGCCCTGGCCGGCGCACCTCGATCCCGAGGTTCGCCGCCTGCGGGGCTTCCGCACCGAGTTGCGAGATCTGATGATGCGCTGTGTCGAGTTCGGGGTGGCTCCCGAAGACCTCGCGGCGCTGGGCGAACGCACCGATCGGCCGGAATGGGTGGCGGCATCCGCCTTCATTTCGGTTTACGACGCCGTGAAAGCCAGCTACCGTGACCGGCATTTCGACGCGAGTGAGCTGCTGGCCGAGGCCGCCGCACTGATCGAGGGCGGTCACTACGCCGCAATCGATCGGCTGCGGCTGGTAGTGGTGGATGACGCTCACGAGCTCACCGAAGCCACGATTTCGCTCGTACGGGCGCTTGCTTCTCGCGGCATCACGATCATCGGTTTCGGTGACCCCGACCTCACCACGGGCTCGTTTAGAGGCGCTCAGCCTGCCGTGCTCTCGCAGTGGACCGTGCGGCTCGGGCTGGAAAATTGCGAATCACTATTCTTGTCGTCGGTTCATCGCCACTCTGCCGAGTTGCGCCACACCGTTACGGCGCTGACTCAGCGCATCGGTGTGGCCGGGCTCATCGAGCAGCGCAAGTCGCCGGCGGTCGCTACCGGGCCGTCGAGCATCTATAGCTTTCAGCTCTCGACCCCCGCTGAAGAGGTCGCCTTCATCGCTCGGCACTTGCGCGAAAAGCACGTGTTGGAGTCGGTGCCGTGGTCGCGCATGGCGGTCATCGTGCGCACGGGATCCTTGATTCCCTCGCTCGCACGTCAGTTGCGCACGCTCGAAGTTGGCACGAGTGTGTCGAGTGCGCGCAGCGCGGTCCGCGACGAGTTCAGCGTGAACGGACTCATCGTGCTGCTCGAGTTGGCGCTGGCACGTCGCCCGCTGGATGCCGCGGCGGCCGTCGAATTGCTGTGCAGTTCAGTCGGCGGTTTCGATGCCGTCTCGCTGCGCCGCCTTAAAGCGGCCCTACGTCACGAGGCATTGGGCGCCGAGATTTACGACTCGGCCGACGAACTGATTGCTCAGGCGATGGCGGCCCCCGCGGGGTTTGTCACGATCGACAATCGCGTTGCTCGGCACGCTGCTGCGGTGGCCAAAAACCTGCGCGAGACGGCTGACGCCGGTGCCGCGGGTGACACTATCGAAGAGCTTCTCTGGGGTGCGTGGCAGCGCAGCGGGCTGGCAGACCGGTGGTTCGACCAAGCCCTCGGTGCGGGCGTCGTGGCCGAAGAAGCCAACCGCCACCTCGACGCCGTCGTTGCTCTCTTCTCCTCGGCTAAGCGTTTCGTGGAGCGTCGCCCGGATGCTCCCGCGAACGTCTTTCTCAACGAATGGCTCTCGGCCGATGTCGCCGAAGACACGCTCGCGGCTCGCTCCATTATGGATTCGGTCACCGTCGGAACGCCGGCATCCGTCATCGGCCAAGAGTTCGATGTCGTAGTTGTCGCCGGATTGCAAGAGAACGTGTGGCCCAACCTTCGCGTGCGTGGCTCCCTGCTCGGCGCGCCTGACCTGCCGCGGGTACTCGCGGGGGAACAGCTTGCCGTGGCCGACCGTCGCCGCGAAGTGCTGCACGACGAACTGCGCATGTTTGCGCAAGCGGTGTCGCGCGCGACGAGTGAAGTGATCGTGACGGCGGTGGCCGGTGACGACAATATGCCGTCGCCCTTCGTGACTCTGATCCCCGAACCCGACGAGCCCGTGCGCTCACGACCGCCGCTGAGTCTGCGCGGCCTGGTGGGAGTGCTGCGCCGCGAATTGACGACCGGTACGAATCCGGATGCTGCGGCGTCGTCCCTCGCGCGGCTCGCCGCCGAAGGCGTCCCCGGAGCCGATCCGCGCTCGTGGTACGGCTTGCGAGCCCCGAGCACGACCGAACCTCTGGTCGACCTCACCGAACCGGATGCCGAAGTTCGCGTCTCGCCCTCGCGCATGGAGTCCTTCGAGACCTGCCCGTTGCACTGGGCCATCGACCAGCTGGGCGGATCAACGTCAAACACGGCCTCGAACCTCGGCACGCTCATCCACGATGTTGCTGAAACAGCAACCGATCTCAGCGCCGACGCGCTCTTCGCAGCCGTTGAAGAACGGTGGAGCGAGATGACGTTTGAAGCCAGCTGGCAGTCGGAGGCCGAAAAGCGGCGCGCTAAGAAACTCACGCAGCACCTCGCCACCTACCTGCGCGATTTCACCGCCAACGGGGGAGAGCTCGTGAGCAACGAAATGGGTTTCACGCTGCCACTCGAGCAGGCCCTACTCAGCGGAAAGATTGACCGCGTCGAGGTGTACGGCGGCACCACCGCCGTGATTGTTGACCTCAAGACAGGCAAGAACGAGCCAGCGACCGATAAGGCCGTGGCCGATCATCCGCAGCTCGCGGCCTACCAGCTCGCCTTCGCATCGGGAGCGATCGAGGGAGTGCCCGAAGGGCTCGTGAACGGTGGCGCCAAGCTCGTGGTGCTCTCGCCCTCGGCCAAGACCCGCGATTACGTCGACCCCAAACAACAACCGATGAGTGACAAGGAGCTCGAACTGTTCCGACAGCGCGTGATCGAGGATGCACGTGGAATGGCCGGCAGCGTCTTCGTGGCCCGGGTGAGCAGCCACTGCACCGACCCGTGGAGCTTCGGCAATTGCCGCATCCACGTCGTGCCGGCGGTGAGCGCCCGATGA
- a CDS encoding L-lactate dehydrogenase has translation MSVVENSKLTIVGAGSVGASAAYAALIRGSARQIALYDIATKKVDAEVLDLAHGTQFTGSSQIIGGSDISVAEGSHVVVITAGAKQNPGQTRLELADVNARMLGSMIPQLMEVAPNAIYVIVTNPCDVLTALAQEQSGLPPERLFASGTVLDTSRLRWKLAERAGVSPSSVHASIIGEHGDSEFPLWSRATIGGVPLLEWHRDGHPRMTETELDEIAISVRDAAYKVIEGKGATNYAIGLSTAHIVEAILGDKHSIMPVAPVLTDFHGISGVALSVPCIVSASGASPIKETTFSEKELELLTRSATALRTAAESLRP, from the coding sequence ATGAGCGTTGTCGAGAACTCCAAACTGACCATCGTAGGCGCCGGCAGTGTCGGTGCCAGTGCCGCCTACGCCGCCCTGATCCGTGGCTCTGCCCGCCAGATCGCCCTGTACGACATCGCGACCAAGAAGGTGGATGCTGAGGTGCTCGACCTCGCCCACGGCACGCAGTTCACGGGCTCGAGCCAGATCATCGGCGGCAGCGACATCTCGGTTGCGGAGGGGTCGCACGTCGTGGTGATCACGGCGGGTGCCAAGCAGAACCCGGGCCAAACGCGGCTTGAACTTGCCGATGTGAATGCTCGGATGCTCGGCTCGATGATTCCGCAGTTGATGGAAGTCGCTCCGAACGCCATCTACGTCATCGTCACCAACCCGTGTGATGTGCTCACGGCGCTCGCGCAGGAGCAGTCGGGGCTGCCGCCCGAGCGCCTCTTCGCCTCAGGCACCGTTCTCGACACTTCGCGACTGCGCTGGAAGCTCGCGGAGCGCGCCGGGGTTTCGCCCTCGAGCGTTCACGCCTCGATCATCGGTGAGCACGGCGACTCCGAGTTTCCGCTGTGGTCGCGCGCGACCATCGGCGGCGTGCCGCTGCTCGAATGGCACCGCGATGGGCATCCGCGTATGACAGAGACCGAGCTCGACGAGATCGCCATCAGCGTGCGCGACGCCGCCTACAAGGTGATCGAAGGCAAGGGTGCGACGAACTATGCGATCGGCCTCTCGACCGCCCACATCGTCGAAGCGATCCTCGGGGATAAGCACTCGATCATGCCCGTGGCGCCTGTTCTTACGGACTTCCACGGCATCAGCGGCGTCGCCCTCTCAGTGCCGTGCATCGTCAGCGCTTCCGGCGCGAGTCCCATCAAGGAGACCACCTTCAGCGAGAAAGAGCTCGAGCTGCTGACCCGGTCAGCGACCGCCCTTCGCACGGCGGCAGAATCGTTGCGTCCCTAA
- a CDS encoding ferritin-like fold-containing protein, with protein sequence MVKWFSRKPGRIEVPRLRSRADASATEKVALAEFAPDILAFLGRAAYVQLMIFENLSRVISTAPTTAAKTAIGKAAELSMAKHRKLVDEITKAGGSPAEVMDTFTNEVDQFDRIARGADWYESLISAYLSAGFFDDFYARLAAGLPTESHTRLVAIFRAESGEKVLAEFLQAAIDENPRLDSRLAMWGRRLMGDMMLLARSALVFPDHTRNTEAQVEPVFTELVASHTRRMDALGLTA encoded by the coding sequence GTGGTTAAGTGGTTTTCGCGCAAACCAGGTCGCATCGAAGTGCCTCGCCTTCGATCACGAGCTGATGCTTCCGCGACCGAAAAAGTAGCCCTAGCGGAGTTCGCTCCCGACATCCTCGCGTTCCTCGGGCGTGCAGCGTATGTGCAACTCATGATCTTCGAAAACCTCTCGCGAGTGATTTCGACGGCGCCAACGACGGCAGCCAAGACAGCAATCGGCAAAGCGGCCGAGTTGTCGATGGCGAAGCACCGCAAGCTGGTCGACGAGATCACCAAAGCTGGCGGTTCGCCCGCCGAAGTGATGGACACCTTCACCAACGAGGTCGACCAGTTCGACCGCATCGCTCGAGGTGCCGACTGGTACGAGTCATTGATCTCGGCCTATTTGAGTGCCGGATTCTTCGACGACTTCTACGCCCGCCTCGCTGCGGGGCTCCCCACGGAATCCCACACTCGGCTCGTCGCAATTTTTCGCGCAGAATCGGGCGAGAAGGTGCTGGCGGAATTCTTGCAGGCGGCAATTGACGAGAATCCTCGTCTGGATTCGCGCCTGGCGATGTGGGGCCGCCGCCTCATGGGCGACATGATGCTGCTGGCTCGTTCCGCGCTGGTCTTTCCCGACCACACGCGCAACACCGAAGCCCAGGTTGAACCCGTGTTCACGGAGCTCGTCGCGTCGCACACCCGCCGAATGGATGCGCTCGGCCTGACCGCTTAG
- a CDS encoding PHP domain-containing protein, whose product MLNTPIDLHTHSAVSDGTETPTQLVRSAARAGLGTVALTDHDSTAGWQEAISAASASGINVIPGMELSTNFGPASVHVLAYLFDPLDRTIVTETARIRDGRLRRAERIVEKIALDYDLTWDDVLAESSDGTTLGRPHIADALVRKGHVANRSAAFESILHWQGGYYEKYYAPSPLEGVKMIVAAGGVPVLAHPAAHGKYRSMDDAVIRELVDHGLFGLEVYHRDNTEEGKAWLLTVVKKFGLEITGSSDYHGEGKPNRLAENTTAPEVLEKIIARATGSQPFIAGANPAPEENS is encoded by the coding sequence ATGCTCAACACCCCGATCGACCTGCACACTCACAGTGCCGTGTCAGATGGTACCGAAACCCCCACCCAACTCGTGCGCTCTGCCGCCCGAGCGGGGCTCGGAACGGTAGCGCTCACCGACCACGACTCCACCGCTGGCTGGCAGGAGGCGATTTCTGCGGCATCCGCCTCGGGAATCAATGTCATTCCGGGCATGGAGTTGAGCACCAATTTCGGCCCAGCGAGCGTTCACGTGCTCGCGTACCTCTTTGACCCGCTCGATCGCACGATCGTGACCGAGACGGCGCGCATCCGCGACGGTCGTCTGCGGCGGGCTGAGCGCATCGTCGAGAAGATCGCCCTCGACTACGACCTGACCTGGGATGACGTGCTCGCCGAATCGTCGGATGGCACGACGCTGGGTCGGCCGCACATCGCTGACGCGCTCGTGCGCAAGGGACACGTCGCTAATCGCAGTGCCGCGTTTGAGAGCATCCTGCACTGGCAGGGCGGCTACTACGAGAAGTACTACGCGCCGAGCCCGCTCGAAGGTGTGAAGATGATCGTCGCTGCCGGGGGAGTGCCCGTGCTCGCGCATCCAGCCGCCCACGGAAAATATCGGTCGATGGATGACGCGGTGATCCGTGAACTCGTTGACCACGGTCTGTTCGGGCTCGAGGTTTACCACCGCGACAACACCGAAGAGGGCAAAGCGTGGCTGTTGACGGTCGTCAAGAAGTTCGGGCTCGAAATCACCGGCTCGAGCGACTATCACGGCGAGGGCAAGCCCAACCGGCTTGCCGAAAACACCACGGCACCCGAAGTGCTCGAGAAGATCATTGCGCGTGCCACAGGATCACAACCGTTTATTGCAGGCGCTAACCCCGCCCCGGAGGAGAACTCATGA
- a CDS encoding DUF3107 domain-containing protein: protein MDISIGINNSPREINFESAQSSSEVETIIAEALNSDAKYVSLRDAKGKLYIVPTASVSYVELGEEESRRIGFVA from the coding sequence GTGGACATAAGCATCGGTATCAACAACAGCCCCCGTGAGATCAACTTCGAGTCGGCACAGTCGTCGAGCGAGGTTGAAACCATCATTGCCGAGGCATTGAACTCGGATGCCAAGTACGTGAGCCTGCGCGACGCCAAGGGAAAGCTCTACATCGTTCCCACCGCATCGGTCTCCTACGTTGAACTCGGAGAAGAAGAGTCGCGCCGCATCGGATTCGTGGCCTAA